In the genome of Succinivibrio dextrinosolvens, the window CAGATACACTCATTGTTATTGAGCATTAAGGATAGACTCAGGATCTTTATTCATGGTTAAGGCTTTCAGACCTTTTAGGGCCATAAGAGTAGTCTGAAGCCTAATCTCTTCTCTATCTCCTTTAAAGTGGAAACAGTGAGCATAGGCTTTTTGCCCTTTTTTCATGAGCCCCATCCAGACTGTACCAACAGGTTTCTGCTCTGAACCGCCATCAGGACCAGCGATACCAGTAACAGATACTCCTATAGTGGCAAGAGATGAATGCTTAAGAGCCCCCTCAACCATCTGAACAGCAGTCTCTTCACTCACAGCACCAACACTTTTAAGAGTATCCTCTTTAACTTCTAAAAGCTCCATCTTTGACTCATTTGAATAGGTTATAAAACCTCTGTCAAACCAGCCTGAGCTACCTGGTATTTCAACAATTGATGCTCCGATAAAACCTGCGGTTAAAGATTCTGCAGTAACGTATATTTCACCATATTCAGCTGATAGGGATTCAAATTCCCTGGCAGTATTAGTGATTTCTTTTAATAAGGATTCTTTCATGATTGCCAATAATCTTGTTAATTAGGTTCTAGAAAAGCACAGAATTGAAGTCATTCTATACGAAAGTATATCTTATATAAATAATCAACGAAAAGAGTTTTCAAAAATAAGTAGGAGATTCTATCTAGGTCTTCTTAGGCCGGTTTTGGCTCCCATACCATAAGCTTCACGAGCTTTCATGCTAGCTACATGAGGTGCAGCAGGAGATGACTGAGCAGGAGCGGTCTTAGGCTGTTCAGGAGCAGTCTTTGCTGGAGCCCGTGATGCTGCAGTCTTAACCTTATCAAGAGATGGAGTCTGATTTTCTGCAGCTTTTGCCTTAGCGGCAATTTCAGCAGCAGCTACCTTAGCGGATAAATTATGAACCTTAGCCAGCATCTCAACTTCGTACTGAGGAAGATTGGTTTTTGCAATAACCTCTTCAATTGACATTCCTTCAGCTAAAAGTCTTTTTGCAAGAATAATTGGCTGATTCTCTACTGAATTATTCTGAATTTCCTTCTTCTGCTGTTCAACCTTTACAGACAGATTATCAAATGAGGTATTGATAACTTTCTGCTTATCAACTAAATCCTGCTGAGACGAGGTTAAATACTGCAGAGACATATCTGAAGCCTTAATCTTTCTTTCCAAAGCTTCAATAGAAGTAGAATATTTTGCAGACTGCTCCTCAAGAGATTTCAGAGCATTATCAACAGATTCTTTTAATAAAAGATTTTCTTTTTCTAGCGCACCGCAACGACGGGAGGTAATTACAAAAGAGATAAGGATAAATAGCAGCAGGACAACAGCTGTACTAATAGCGGCTATAAGAGTTACATCTAAATATGTCTGCATAAAATCTCTGTACGTAATTAATCTTTATCTAACTGTAATATAGCACTTTTTTAAAAATCTCACAAAATTTAAGGAATTTATATTGTGATTTTCGTCTTAACTTGTGCAATATTTTCTGCTTTTTCCGCATATAAATCAGTGGAAACAGGTAAAAAAGACCTGTTTTCCACACAAACGTTGCATGAAAATAACTATGCGTTTCAGAACCAAACTTTTTATCTGATATTCTCATGACAGGTGCATTTGAAGAGCTATTATGATACATGAGGCTTATGGCAAATGTAGGAACTGTTAAGCAATAGGCCAATTTCTCAATCTCACATATCTGGAGTTATTTTAAGTAAGATTTTATCCAGTTATCCATGAATCGAATCTGTTCCTCTGTATGGAACCAGTGTTCGCCATTTTCCATTTCTGTCAGAGTTGCATTATGTGACTCTTTGAAAAGTTCAATGGTCTCTTTCGAAATCAGATTGTCCTGCTTACCGTGAAGAATGTGAGTTGGAATTGACCATTCTGGCCTGTGATTTCTCACATAACACAGATAATCCCAGGACAGATCCTCACCGAAGGCTGTATGTATATTTTTTTCCTCTTTCAGATCCTTTTCTGTAACATTAGCCCACAGCATCATCTGAGAAATCATCTTTTCCATATCCACCAGAGGTGAGATAAAAAATGCTTTATCTACGATGCCGTTAAGCTCTGCGTTCATACAGAAAAAAGCTCCGATACTGTTAGCAATCAGTACAATTTCGTCAAAGTGTTTTTTAAGAGATAAAAGAGCATTATGAATTTCAGGACCTGTTTCCCAAGGAGAGAAGGTCTTGTAATCCAAGCCTACAACCTCATAATCACAAAACAGTGCTTTGTAGTGTTCACTTTCTTTTGCATTACCGCCTTTTCCGTGAACATAGACAACCAGTTTTTTCACTTTATTATCCTAAAAAACAATTCGACTTTAAGCAAAATTATAG includes:
- a CDS encoding CinA family protein encodes the protein MKESLLKEITNTAREFESLSAEYGEIYVTAESLTAGFIGASIVEIPGSSGWFDRGFITYSNESKMELLEVKEDTLKSVGAVSEETAVQMVEGALKHSSLATIGVSVTGIAGPDGGSEQKPVGTVWMGLMKKGQKAYAHCFHFKGDREEIRLQTTLMALKGLKALTMNKDPESILNAQ
- a CDS encoding alpha/beta hydrolase, coding for MKKLVVYVHGKGGNAKESEHYKALFCDYEVVGLDYKTFSPWETGPEIHNALLSLKKHFDEIVLIANSIGAFFCMNAELNGIVDKAFFISPLVDMEKMISQMMLWANVTEKDLKEEKNIHTAFGEDLSWDYLCYVRNHRPEWSIPTHILHGKQDNLISKETIELFKESHNATLTEMENGEHWFHTEEQIRFMDNWIKSYLK